The following is a genomic window from Inquilinus sp. Marseille-Q2685.
CCGTGCCGGTGAGGAGCGCCGCGGCCAGCAGGATCGCGGTGCCGACCGAGAGCTGCAGCGTGGTGGCGGCGAAGGGGCTGCCGGTCGCCGCGGCCAGCTGGGCGTTGGCGCCGGCCTGGACCGCGAGCAACCCGCCGGCGAGCAGCGAGATCGGGACGAACAGGGTTTCCATGGCGGCTTCTCCGACCGGGCGTCCGGTCAATCACGGCTGGCCAGGACAGGCACGCGCAGGCCGCGCTGCACGGCGGGCCGGGCGGCGATCGCCTCGTACCAGCGGCGCAGATTGGGGCTGGAATCGAGGTCGAGGCCGATATGGACCAGCCCGGCATGGATCCAGGGCCAGCTCATGATGTCGGCGATACCGTAGGCCTCGCCCGCCAGGTGGCTGCGCCGGCCGAGCGTGCCGTCCAGCACCCGGAACACCCGTGCCGCCTCGGCCTCGAAGCGGCCGATGACATACGGGATCTTCTCCGCGGCGAAGATCTTGTAGTTCCAGAGCTGGCCGAGCGTGGGTCCGAGATGGGCGGCCTGGAACAGGGTCCATTGCAGCGCCGTCAGCCGCTCCCCCGCATCGGCCGGCAGCAGCTTGCCGGAGCGCTCGGCGAGATAGGTCAGGATCGCGCCGCTCTCGAACACGGTGCGGCCGCGGTCCGGGTCGGTGATCACCGGGATCTTGTTGTTCGGGTTCAGCGCCAGGAAGGCGGGCTCGCGCTGTTCGCCGCGCTCGATGTCGACGGCGTGCACCTCATAGGGCAGGCCGGTCTCCTCGAGCATGATCGAGGCCTTGTGCCCGTTCGGCGTCTGCCAGGTGTAGAGCTGGATCGGGGTCATCATCGTCTCTCCAAGGCGGGCCAGCCCCGCCGCTGGAGAGAAGATGAAGGGTGCACTGACGCAGTTCGATCTGTGATACTGCAGCGATCATCTGCATCTATGCACAGGATGATCCATGGACAGCCGGCTGGATTGGGAGGACCTGCACACCGTGCTGGCGGTGGCCGAGGCCGGGTCGCTGGCGGGCGCCGCCCGGCGGCTGGGCGTCAACCACACCACGGTACTGCGCCGGATCGGCGGCTTCGAGCAGCGGCTGGGCCTGCGGCTGTTCGACCGGCTGCCCGGGGGCTATGCCCTGACCGCGGGCGGCGAGGAGCTGGCGGCGGCGGCCCGCGGCATGGCGGCGACGGTCGAGGCGCTGGAGCGCCGCCTGGCCGGCCAGGACCTGCGGCTGGAAGGCACGCTGCGGATGGCGCCGGCCGACACGCTGACGGCCTCGCTGCTGCCGCCGCTGCTGGCCCAGTTCCGCGAGCTGCATCCCGGCATCGTGCTGGAGGTGACCCCCGCCAACCTGATGGCGAACCTGACTCGGCGCGACGCCGACGTCGCCGTCCGGCCGGTGCTGGACCCGCCGGAGACGCTCGTCGGCCGCCGTGTCGCCGGCATCGCCTTTGCCGCCTACGCCGCCGCGAGCCACCCGGCAGTACGGGCGGGAGCGGCCGACCCGGCGGCCCATCCCTGGGTGGCGCCGGACGACAGCCTGGCCGGCACCGCCGTCGCCCGCTGGATGCGCCAGGCGCTGCCGGACGCGGCGATCGCGCTGCGCACGGATTCGCTGGTCGAGATCCGCAACGCGGCCCTTGCCGGGATCGGCCTGGCCGCCCTGCCCTGCTATCTCGGCGACACGTCCGAGGGGCTGGTGCGCATCGCCACGCCGACCGTGCCCGAAGGCGCGGCGCTGTGGGTGCTGACCCACGAGGACCTGCGACGCACCGCCCGGGTCAGCGCCTTCACCGAATTCATGGCCGCCGCCCTGGCCCGCCGGCGCGACCTGCTGGAGGGACGGCGGCCTGTCGTGGCAGGGTGAGGCCAGTGTCCCAGGACCGTCGGAGGAACCCCATGGCCGTCAAACGGATCGTCACCAACATCGCCACCGGCGACGTCGGCCGGGCGCAGGCCT
Proteins encoded in this region:
- a CDS encoding glutathione S-transferase family protein, yielding MMTPIQLYTWQTPNGHKASIMLEETGLPYEVHAVDIERGEQREPAFLALNPNNKIPVITDPDRGRTVFESGAILTYLAERSGKLLPADAGERLTALQWTLFQAAHLGPTLGQLWNYKIFAAEKIPYVIGRFEAEAARVFRVLDGTLGRRSHLAGEAYGIADIMSWPWIHAGLVHIGLDLDSSPNLRRWYEAIAARPAVQRGLRVPVLASRD
- a CDS encoding LysR family transcriptional regulator, coding for MDSRLDWEDLHTVLAVAEAGSLAGAARRLGVNHTTVLRRIGGFEQRLGLRLFDRLPGGYALTAGGEELAAAARGMAATVEALERRLAGQDLRLEGTLRMAPADTLTASLLPPLLAQFRELHPGIVLEVTPANLMANLTRRDADVAVRPVLDPPETLVGRRVAGIAFAAYAAASHPAVRAGAADPAAHPWVAPDDSLAGTAVARWMRQALPDAAIALRTDSLVEIRNAALAGIGLAALPCYLGDTSEGLVRIATPTVPEGAALWVLTHEDLRRTARVSAFTEFMAAALARRRDLLEGRRPVVAG